TCATTGCCCTGCCGCTCTGGCGTGATCCCGCCGATCAGGTGGTTCGACACGACCCAGCCCATAGTGGCCAGCACCGCATCGACCATGGGAATGTCGATGAAAGCGCCGCGCGGGTTGGCGTTTAGCGCGGCGCAAATGGTCATGGCGGCGGTCAGCCCGCCCACGGTATCGGCAAGCGGATAACCCACGCGGGTTGGGGTGCCGTCCGCCGCGCCCGTCACCGACATGACGCCCGATGCGCCTTGTACGATCTGGTCATAGGCGGGGCGCGTCGCCCATGGCCCGGTTTGGCCAAAGCCCGAGATCGCGCAATAGATCAGGTTCGGGTTCTCTGCCTTGAGCGCGTCAAACCCCAGCCCCAGCCGGTCCATCACGCCGGGGCGAAAATTCTCGACCAGCACATCGGCGCGGCGCACCAACCGACGCAACGCTTCTTTGCCGCGAGGGTCTTTCAGGTTTAACGTCAGCGAGCGTTTGCCCGCATTCTGCGCCAGAAAGCTGATGCCCATTCCCTGCGCCGAAAGCGCAGGGTCCGCGCCAAGGTTGCGGGCCAGATCACCCCGGCCCACGGTTTCTACCTTGATGACATCGGCCCCCAGATGGGCCAGTTGGTGACAGGCAAACGGTCCGGCCAGCACATTCGTCAGGTCCAGAACCGTGATGCCGGCCAGCGGGTCAGTCGCCATCGGCCACGCCCTCGGCGCGTTTGCGGGCTATATAGCCCCGGTAGCTGGGCAACAACACCAGGAGCAGCGCCAGCACCAGCAGACCCAGCGTCAGCGGCCGCTCTAGGATGAACCCGAAACCCTTATACAGCTGCATAGCGCGGGCAAAGTTGTCTTCCAGCATGGTGCCAAGGATGAACCCGATCAGCAGCGGTGCCAGTGGGAAATCGGCAAAGCGCAGGATGGTGGCGACCACGCCAAAGCCCACCAAGATCAGCAGTTCCGTGGAATTGTTCTGACCCAGATAGCTGCCCATCAGGGTGAAGAACAAGATGAACGGAATCAAGAAGGTGCGCGGAATGGTCAGGATCTTGGCGATATAGGGGATCAACGGCAGGTTCAGGATTAGCAGAACCAGATTGCCGATATACATTGAGATGATGACCGCCCAGAACACGTCAGGCGTATCGGTCATCAGCCGTGGCCCCGGTGTGACATTCAACGCCAGCAGCGCGCCCAGCAGAATGGCGGTGGTGCCAGAGCCGGGAATGCCCAGCGTCAGCAGCGGCACAAAAGACCCGGTGCACGCCGCGTTATTGGCGGTTTCCGGCGCCGCCAGCCCTTTCAGAGACCCTTTGCCAAATTCAGCCTGTTCTTCCTTGGTGGCCAAGTTGCGTTCGACCGCGTAGCCCAGAAAGCTGGCGATGGTCGCCCCCGCTCCGGGCAGAACGCCGATGAAAAAGCCCTGCAAGGATTGCCGCCCGATCACGGGGGCAATGATTTTGGCTTCGGCGCGGTTGATGCGCAGGTTGTCGATCTTGCCGCCGTCGCCGCTTGCGGCGCGGGCGGGGTTCATGACCAGAAACAAGGCTTCGGGCAGCGCGAACATGGCCATGGCCAAGGTGATGAAGGAAAAGCCCGATTGCAGGTCCATCATCCCAAAGGTGAAGCGCGGCATGTTCGACAGCGCGCCTTCGCCCACGGTCCCAAGGATCAGGCCCAGAATGGTCATCATCAGCGCCTTGGCGACCTGTCCGGTGCCCGCGAAGGCGGCGATGGCCGACAGGCCCACCACCATCAGCGCGAAATATTCTGCCGAGTGGAACAACAGCGCCACGGATGACAGCGCAGGCGCGAACACCATCAGCAGGATCGCGCCAATGGTGCCGCCCGCGAAACTGGCGATGGCGGCAATGGTCAACGCTTTGCCCGCTTGGCCCTTGCGCGCCATCGGGTAGCCGTCAAAGCTGGTGGCGACTGTGCCTGCCACGCCGGGAGCGTTCAGCAAGATGGAACTGGTCGAGCCCCCGAAAATAGCGCCGTAATAGACGCCCGACAACAAGATCAGCGCCGCGGTTGGATCGCCGATGCCGATGGCCACGGGGATCATGATGGCGATGATGGACATGGGCCCCAGACCCGGCAACATGCCGATCAGGGTGCCGATCAGGCAGCCCAGAACCACCATCAACAGGTTGAACGGGGAAATCGCGGCGGTCAGGCCGATAAGCAAACCTTCAAGCATCTTAGCGTCCCCTTACATGAACATGGCAGGCCAAGGGCGCAGGAATATCCCCAACACCTCTTGCACCAGATACCAGATGGACCCCACGGCAATGCCCGCGACCGGCAGCAGGATGTGAAAGCGCCGCTCGCCCAGCAGCAGCGACCCGATGACCAGAAAACCAACAGTCGCGCCCACAAAGCCCACGGGCCGCAGCATCAGGGCATAAGCAACCATTAGCGCCAGCAGAGCAATGGCCTGCCAGATGTGGTAATCGCCCAAACGTGTCAGGTCGATTGCGCCGTCTTTGGCAGGTTGCGGGCCACCGGGTTTCGGGCTGAACAGCACGATCAGCCCCACGATCAGGCCCAAGACGGTCAAGATCTTTGGGAAGGTCGACGGCCAGATCGGATTGCGCCGCAAAATGGGCGGAAGCGTATCGTCCATGGTGAAGAATGCCGCGTAGCCATACACGCATACAAGCGCGATAAAGGCCAGCGCGATCCAGCGATCGAGCGCCATCGGGTTTCCCCCTTTGTCGATGTTCTGAATGGGATGCGGCTGGCCCAGCACAAGGGCAGGCCAGCCGCGTGGTGGGCTAACAGATCAGAGGAAGCCCAGATCGCGCATCAGGTCGCCCAGTTGCTTTTCCTGCGTTTCAAGGAAGGCGGTGAAATCGTCGCCGGGCCGGTAGATATTGACCAGACCCATGCGCGCGCGCACGGCTTCCCATTCGGGGGTTTCCATCATCGTGGCCAGCATGTCCTGGTAGGCGGTCAGTTGTTCCTCAGGCAGGCCGGGGGCGGCGAAGAAACCGCGCCAGTTCACGAATTCCGCTTCGATGCCTTGCTCGGCAAAGGTGGGGGCTGCGTCATAGGCGGGCACGCGCTCTGGCGCGGTCACGCCCAGAATGCGCACTTCGCCCTGCTCGGCCAGCGCAATCGCTTCCGAGAACCCGGTGGATAGCGCATCAATCTCGCCCGACAGAAGGCCCGCCATGGCCTCGCCGCCCGCGTCATAGCCGATATAGTTGAAGGCGGTCGGGTCTTCGCCCGCGCCCTGCATCACGATGGCGGCGACCAGATGGTCCATCCCGCCGGGAACCGACCCGCCGCCAATGGCGAAATCCATCGGTGCTTCGCGGTAGCTGGCCAGCGCGTCTTCCATGCTTTGCAGCGGGCTGTCCGCGGTCACGACAAGGGCCGCATAATCGCCCACGGTGCCGGCCACCATGGTCAGGTCGCGGAAGCTCTGCGAAATCTCGCCCGTCAGCGCGCGGATCACGATGGGGGTCGAATTGACCATCAGCGTGCCGTGGCTGGACTCGGCATTCTCGATCAGGTTGGCAATGGCCACACCACCGCCGCCGCCCGACAGGTTCTCAAAGGTTGCATTGTCGACCAGCCCGGAATTGACCAGCGCCTCGCCCGTGCCGCGCGCGGTGCCGTCCCAGCCGCCACCAGCGCCGCCGGGGATCAGGAAATGCACGGCATCCATCATCTGCTCGGCTTGTGCCTGAACAGCGCCGCCCAGTGCCACGGTTGCGGTTGCCGCTGCGATGACCGCGCGACGGGTCCACCCAAAGGTGTTCATTGGTATTCCTCCCATTTGACAGGCGGTCCTCTGCCGCCCATGGTTATGTGAAGAACATAGAAAGCTGACAGAAGCCTGACACGGGCGCAAAAGGGACAACGCGTGCGGTATTTGCTGGTCGAAGATAACGCCGAACTGGCCGAGGCCGTGGTCAAGCGGCTGGCGCTGGATGGTCACGCGATAGATCATGCCGCCACATTGGCACAGGCAGAGGACTGTCTTGCCGTTGCCAGCTACGATCTGATCTTGCTGGATGTCATGCTGCCCGATGGCGATGGGCGCGAATTTCTGGTCCGCAGCCGCGCGCATTTGCAAACCCCGGTCATCGTGCTGACCGCACGGGCGCAGGTGTCAGACCGGGTGGGGGCGTTGGATCAGGGGGCGGATGACTACATTACAAAACCGTTCGACTTTTCAGAGTTGGAAGCGCGGTGCCGTGCCGTTCTGCGCCGTAGGGGCGGGTTGGCGCGCAACCAGATCGCGCTTGGCGCGGCATTGTTCGATCCGCTGGCCGGAACCTTGCAATACAACGGTATATCGCTTGCTCTGCGCAGCCGCGAGATTCGCCTGCTGGAAATTTTCGCCCGGCATCCGGGACAGATTCTGTCAAAAGCGCAGGTGATGGATCATTTGTTTTCCTACGATGCAGAGGTGACGGAAAACGCCATAGAGGTCTATGTCGGTCGTCTGCGCCGCCGTATTGATGGCATGGGGCTGCGCATAGAAACGGTGCGCGGTCTTGGGTATCGCATGGATGCGGACGCAGCATGATCCGCACGGCCTCTATCGGGGAACGGCTGACACTTCTGCTGGCGGGTGTTGCCGCGGCCCTTTCGCTGCTCAGTTGGGGCATGGTCACAAGCCTTGCAACGCAAGCCGCAGCAAAAACGCAGGACAACGTTCTCGCGGCCTCGACCACCACGATTGCCGAAACCCTGCGCAGCGAGCAAGGCGAGGTCCGGCTGGAACTGCCCTATGCCGCTTTCGCCATGCTGGGTGCAATCAGCGAAGACAGGGTGTTCTATCGTGTCGAAGCAAGCGGTCGGATGCTGACAGGCTATGAAGACCTGCCCAAGCCATCTGACGGTGCCCTTGGACAGGTCGTCTTTGATACAGGGGCCTATCGCGGTGCCCAGATCCGAATGGCATCTATCACGCGGCTGGTGCTTGTGGGCATAGATCGGGTGGCGGTTACGGTGACAGTGGCGCAAACTCGCGATGGGGTCGATGCGGTCACGTCCGAAATATCTTGGTTGGCCGGTGTCTTGTCCGTGGCGTTTTTCTTGGTGGCCGTGGCATTGTCTGCCGTCGCCGTGCGCGTGTCGCTGCGCCCATTGAACACCATTGCCGCCGCTGTCTCGCGGCGCGGCCCATTCGATTTACGCCCGCTCATGCGCCCGGCCCCGGCAGATCTGGCGCCGCTTCTGGATGCACTCAACCGCCTGATGGAACGCTTGCGCCAGTCCATCAGGCGCTCTGAGGATTTCATCGCCGAAGCCGCGCACCGGGTGCGCACGCCGCTTGCAACGGTGCGCACCCAAGCAGAGATTGCTTTGCGCACCGTGTCTGACGATACCGAGAAAGAACGCCTGCGCCGTATTATTCGCGCGGTTGATGAAAGCGCACGATCTGCCGGGCAGTTGCTGGATCACGCAACGGTCGCCTATCGGGTCGAAGACCTTGCGCGCGACAAGTTGGACCTTGCCGAGATTGCGGCGCTAACTGCCGCCGGGATGGAGCCGACAGCCGATATGCGCGATATCCGTTTGGAGCTGGTGCTGACACTGACCCCCATCTTGGGCGATTCCGTGTTGTTGGAAAGCGCCATACGCAACGTGCTGGACAATGCCATAAAGTATTCCCCCGAAGAAACGACTGTTACCCTGCATGTCGAACCCGTCGGGCAAGAGGCGTGGCTGACCGTCCGTGATGAGGGGCCGGGTCTGGGCCACGGCCCGACATGCGAACTGACCGATCGCTTCCGGCGTGGCACGAATGTTGCGGGTATTGTCGGCTCGGGGTTGGGGCTGACCATCGCCGCAGAGGTGTTACGCGCCCATGGTGGGCGCGTTGAATTGACCAATGCCGAAACAGGGAGTGGCGCATGCGTTTCGCTTATCTTGCCCTTGGCCTGATTCTGACATGGTGCGCGCCGCTAAAGGCGCAAACCATAGAGGACCAGCGCGTATTCCTTGGAACAAGCGACCGCCTGTTGCGGATTGTTTCGACCACTGATCTTGCCGTGTTCGTACCCTATATCCGCAGCTTTCAAGAAGAGCACCCGGAGATCGGGGTAGATTACACCGTGATGTCCTCCAGCGACCTGCATCAGGCCATTCGGCAGGGCGCGCAGGCCGATCTGGTCATATCATCCGCGATGGATTTGCAGTTCCAACTTGTGAATGACGGCTTCGCGCTGCCCTATCGGTCCGACCAGACCGATGCGCTGCCGGAATGGGCGCGCTGGCGAGATTTGATCTATGCGTTTACCACCGAGCCTGCCGTAGTGGTCATAAACAGTGCAAGCCTTCAGGGGCTTGATTTGCCAACGACCCGGCAAGACCTGATCGCCATGCTGCGCGATAACCCGGAGCGGTTTGTTGGGCGTATTGGAACCTATGACGTTCGCAATAGCGGGCTGGGCTATCTGTTTGCCACCCAAGAGGACCGCTCGACCGATGCCTTCTGGCGTTTGAATGAAGTGATGGGGCGGCTTGATACCCGGCTGTATTGCTGTTCTTCGGACATGATAGAGGATGTGGCCGCAGGTCGGCTGGCCTTGGCGTATAACGTGCTGGGCAGCTATGCCGCCGAAGAACTGGCCCTTGGGTCTGGCGGGAATATGCAGGTGATCCGAATGCAGGATTTTTCCAATGTGATGCTGCGCACCATGTTCATTCCCGCCACGGTGCAGGATGCAGAGGGCGCAGGGGCGATGATCGACCTGCTGAGCAGGCTTGCTTTGCGCTCTGAACCCGGACCTTGGGGGCTGCCGTCCTTGAACGAAGCGGGGGAAAGGGCGTCGCTCGGGTTTGGGCCTATTCGCTTGGGTCCGGCACTTCTGACCTATCTGGACCCGTTAAACCGGCGTTCGTTTCTGCTCGAATGGAACAACGCAATGATCCAATGACGGCAGGCGCATTGACGGTCCGCCCCGGCCACCAAGACGCCGACACCCACCGTCGTTGGGCGGGAATGCTGAATGGGGCGAATGACGGATTTCAGAAGGGGGGTTGTGCAAATCTGGCACTAGACGGCTCAGGCAATGGGCCTAAACACCCTGCCAGCGCCAAGTACGAAACCTGCGTTAGTATGAGGTGGAACGCAACCTGCCCGCGTGATTTGCCATTCTATCCAAACACTTTCTTGGGATAAATGGTGCCCAGGAGAGGACTCGAACCTCCACGCCCGTACGGGCACTAGCACCTGAAGCTAGCGCGTCTACCAGTTCCGCCACCTGGGCAGGTTGCGTAGCGCAGCTTTTAGAATTGGCGTGCGGCACTGTCAACGGCTGAAATGCGGAAATTCGTGTGCCCTTTGAAAAAAGCGCAGCACCCTTGCCGCGCCTGCTCTGCGGCTGTATTCACAGGGCGCAACACAGGCGGAGGTCGGCATGTCGAAACTGGTCACGATCTATGGCGGCTCGGGGTTTGTCGGGCGCTATATTGCGCGGCGCATGGCCAAGGCCGGCTGGCGTGTGCGCGTCGCCGTTCGCCGCCCGAACGAAGCGCTGCATGTCAAACCTTACGGCGCGCCCGGACAGGTCGAACCCGTGTTCTGCAATATTCGCGACGATGCATCCGTTCGCGCGGTGCTGCAAGGGGCCGATGCGGTCGTCAATTGCGTGGGCATTCTGGGCGAAGTGGGCAAGAACCGTTTCGACGCCGTGCAGGCCGACGGCGCTGGGCGGATCGCGCGGATCGCGGCAGAGCAGGGGATTGCCACGATGGTGCATATCTCTGCCATCGGTGCGGATGCCAAATCCGACAGCCTGTATCAGCGCAGCAAGGCAGAGGGCGAGGCGCTGGTGCAAGCTGCGATGCCGGGTGCGGTTATCCTGCGTCCTTCGGTCGTGTTCGGAACCGAGGATCAGTTTTTCAACCGGTTCGCAGGGATGGCGCGGTTCAGCCCGTTCCTGCCCGTGGTGGGGGCCAAGACGCGCTTCCAGCCCGTCTATGTCGATGACGTGGCCGCCGCTGCCGAGTTGGCGCTGACACAGGGCGCTGCGCCGGGCATCTACGAATTGGGTGGCCCGGATGTGGCCAGCTTCCGCGATCTGATGGTGCAGATGCTGGCCGAGATCCGGCGCAAACGCGTTTTGGTCCATGTGCCGTTCTTTGCGGCAAAGATCATGGGCACCATCTTCGACATTCTGCAAAAGATCAGCTTTGGACTGTTCACCAACGGGGTGCTGACCCGCGATCAAGTGCGCAATCTGGCGCGGGACAATGTGGTCAGTAAGGACGCGCGTGGCTTTGTAGAACTGGGCCTGACACCGACGCCAATGTCGGCGATCCTGCCGGATTACCTGTATGTCTACCGGGTTGGTGGCCAATACAAGGCGATCCACGAATCCGCAGAGCGTTTGCGCAAAGGTTAGGACGGCGCGCCCAAATAGGCGCGCCGCAAGTGGTTTAGCGCGGCACCAGCACGCTATCGACCACATGGATCACGCCGTTCGACTGGTTCACATCGCTGATGGTCACCCGGCCAGCGTTGCCTGATTCGTCGTAGATCCAAAGGGTGCTGCCGCGCATCTGGGCGCTAAGTGCATCACCCGACAGGGTTTCCATGTGGAAGAACCCGTCTGCGCTGTTGCGCGCGCGGCGCATCAGGTCTTCGCCGGACAGCTTGCCCGCGACGACATGCGCCGTCAGCACTTTTTGCAGCATCCCCTTGTTTTCCGGCATCAGCAGCGTGTCGACCGTGCCAGCGGGCAGGGCATCGAAAGCGGCATTGACCGGGGCAAAGACGGTCATCGGGCCGGGGCCTTGCAGCGCATCGACCAGATCGGCGGCCTGCACGGCAGCAACCAAAGTTGTGTGATCTTCAGAGTTGACCGCGTTTTCCACGATATTGCGGGTTTCCAGCATCGGCGCGCCGCCGACCATGGGGTTGGCGAAAGCGGCGCCGGCGGCCAGCGCGATGGTGGCGGTCAGTGTTGCAAGTTTCATTGTCTCTCTCTCCTGTTATGGCAGATTGCCGGGCGCGTTTCGCGCCCATGCCACGGAAACGAAAGAGACTTCGGCCAAGTTTCAGGATTGCGCAGAACGCAGGTCGTGTCTCGGAGTTGGTGGAAATTCGAGGGCGGCGTAATCTCCGGGTGAACTGACACCCACCCAACCGGCGGCTGCAACCGCCAGGGAGATCACGCCATGAACCAGATTACCGACACTGCGAGCTTTGCGCTACTGGCCCATGAGGCCGGGTTTGACCCGATCGAGGATCGGTTGCGGGCGAACGTCCGTGCGACCATCGAAGCCGTGTTCGAGGAGGAGCTTGCCAGCTTCCTCGGCCGTCTTCGCTATGACCTGGGCGATGGAGTCACGAAAGGGTATCGCCACGGGCACCGAGAACGGCAACTCACCGGCACCTTCGGGACTGAGACGGTCATCGTGCCTCGCGCCCGCGTTGCAGATGAGACAGGCAAGGTAACGGAGTGGCGGTCGAAAGCGCTGCCCCGATACCAGCGGCTGACGAAGAAGGCCGAGGCCCTCATCGCAGCGGTCTATCTCGCAGGTACGAACACCCGGCGCGTCAAGCGAGCGCTGTTCGGGCTGTTCGAGGGTGCCGTCAGCAAGGACGTGGTCAGCCGTGCCTGGCGCAAGGTGAAGGTCGACTGGGACGCCTGGTCCGCGCGTAACTTGGCCGACGAGGATATCGTCCGGCTGATCCTCGATGGCACCGTGATCAAGACCCGGCTGGACCGGAAAGCCACGAACATCTCGGTGCTGGCCGCAATCGGGGTGCGCCGCGATGGTCAGAAGGTGCTGCTTTCCATCAGGAATATGGGCGGGGAGAGCAAGGCCGCATGGCGGCAGTTCCTCGATGACCTCGATGCACGGGGCTTGAAGCGGCCCGAATTCGTGATCGTCGACGGCGCCCCGGGACTGGAGGCCACCCTCGTGGCGCTGTGGGGCGAGGACCTGCCGATCCAGCGCTGCACGGTTCACAAGCATCGCAACCTCCTGGCCCATGCCCCGAAGCACCTCCACGACGAGTTGACCGAGGACTACCGCGACATGATCTATGCCGACACCGCGGCCGAGATTGAGACGCGCCGAAAGGCCTTCCTGCGCAAATGGCGGCTAAAGTGCCGTGCGGTCGCTGACAGTCTGGAGGAAGCCGGAGATCGGCTCTTCACCTTCACCCGCCTCGACCCGTCACAATGGAAATCGGCCCGGACCACCAACGCCATCGAGCGCCTGAACGGGGAATTCCGCCGCCGCATCAAGACCCAGACCGTGCTGCCCTGCGCAGAGACCGTGCCCATGCTGCTCTGGGCGCTGCTCGCCTCCGGCCAGATCCAGATGCGCAAGGTCGATGGCTGGGAAACCTTGTCTCAGCCCCTCGAACCCATGCCTCTTGACCTCGCCGCCTGAGAAACCGAAAGATCACATGCCCGGAGATGGCCGCCAGGAAATTTCCACAGCATTCGCGACACGACCAGAACGCAGATCACAGACGCGTTACCCGCCTCGCAACTCTGCCGTTGCCAAGACCGGCCCTGTGGGCGCGCCGGTGGTTGACCCGCCTGCCGGTTCAAGACTGACGGCCAGAACCTGACCCGCTTGAAGCGCGGCCTCTCGGGTCAGAACGCCATCCTGCAACAGCCCCAAAGAGGACGGCACGCCATCCGCTCCGATCACCCATAGCTCGTAATCCTGCCCCTCTCCGGCAGGCGGTCCTTCGGCGTTTAGGCTTAGCTGCGTGCCATCAAAACGTGCGGCCAGAACCAAGGCGCGATCCTCTGCCACCAGTTCGGCGGTCAGCAGGGGCGCAGGCGGGGTGCGCAATACGGGCGACAGCACCACCAGCCCCAAAGCCAACGCGCCAACAAGCGACCCCGCCCCCAGCCAGCGCCACAGATTGCGGCGGCGCGTCGGGGCCGGAAACAGCCGTGCCTCTATCTGGGGCAACAGGTTGGGGGCGGACAGTTCGGGGAATTCGGCGTTCAAGGGGGCCAGCCGCACTTCCCATGCGCGCACGCGCGCAGCGAATGCCCCGTCGGTGGCAGCACGCTGGTCGGCCGCGCGCCATTCTTCTCGGCCCAGCAAGCCCAGCACATATTCTGCGGCCAGCAGGTCGTCATCATCTTTGGGGGCTGTGGTCATCGGTCCAGACACTCCCGCAGACTGATAAGCGCCCGACGCAGCCATGTGCGCATGGTATTTAGCGGCACGTCAAATTGCGTGGCCAGATCCTGATACGACAAGCCCATCAGATAGGCCCCCTTGACCGCGCGGGCGCGGTCCTCGGGCAATTCGCCGAAACAGGCCAGTACCGCCTGCATCCGGGCGCGCAGCATGGTTGTGTCCTCGACGCCCATTGCTGGGTCGGCGATTGTGTCAAGGATATCGCTATCCTCGCCGCCACTGACCATGCGACGGCCCCGCGCGGCGGGGCGCGCGCGCAGACGGTCCAATGCATGATTGCGGGCTATGGCGCAAATCCAACCCAAGCCAGTGCCTTTCTGCGGATCATAGCTGGCGGCGCGTTGCCATAGGCGAATCATCACCTCTTGCAGGGCATCTTCCGCTTCGGCCCTGTCCCCTAGCATACGCGTCAACAGCCCCATGAGTTTCGGGGCGACCAAAGGATAAAGCGACCGAAGTGCGGACCGGTCCTGCGTGGCAAGCCGTTGCAGCAAGATTGATATGTCATCTGTCACGTGTCGCCCCGCTTGTCTGACGCGAAGGGTAGCACGGCACTGTGGTGAGGCAACTCATTCCCCTTCCAGCCGAAGCCGGATTTCACGCAGAACCGGAATGGTTTGGCGCACCCGCGCGTCGCCCAGCGACTGCGCGATATCGTCAATCAGGGGGCTGATGGCCGCCAAGGCCGCATCGCGCGCCGCCTTTCCCGAGGGGCTGATCGACACCAGCTTGCGGCGGGCATCGTCCCAATCGGGGCGGATATGGACATAGCCGGCCCATTCCAGCTTGGTCAGCGTATTGGTCATGGCCCCGCGGGTGACATGGAATGCGCGCGCCAGTTCGGCGGGGGTGCGTTCGGTTTGCAGGCGCGCCAGCAGGTTCAGCACCCCGAAATGCGACAGTTCCATGCCCTTGGGCAGCACCTTGGATAGCCGGTTGCGCACCAGTTGATCGGCCATCAGCAATTCGCTGAACAACGCATTTCCAACGTCAGAGGTCACGACACCTCCGGTGGTAGAAAGTCGCGGTCATGCTCCAGCGAGGGAACGCGGGCGCGCGCATCCTGGACGCGCGCAAGGTCCAGATCAACCAACGCGACACCGGGGTCGCGCCCCATGTCCAGCAAAACCTCGCCCCATGGCGCGATGACCATGCCATGCCCATGGGTGCGCCGCT
The DNA window shown above is from Roseibaca calidilacus and carries:
- a CDS encoding IS256 family transposase, with product MNQITDTASFALLAHEAGFDPIEDRLRANVRATIEAVFEEELASFLGRLRYDLGDGVTKGYRHGHRERQLTGTFGTETVIVPRARVADETGKVTEWRSKALPRYQRLTKKAEALIAAVYLAGTNTRRVKRALFGLFEGAVSKDVVSRAWRKVKVDWDAWSARNLADEDIVRLILDGTVIKTRLDRKATNISVLAAIGVRRDGQKVLLSIRNMGGESKAAWRQFLDDLDARGLKRPEFVIVDGAPGLEATLVALWGEDLPIQRCTVHKHRNLLAHAPKHLHDELTEDYRDMIYADTAAEIETRRKAFLRKWRLKCRAVADSLEEAGDRLFTFTRLDPSQWKSARTTNAIERLNGEFRRRIKTQTVLPCAETVPMLLWALLASGQIQMRKVDGWETLSQPLEPMPLDLAA
- a CDS encoding anti-sigma factor gives rise to the protein MTTAPKDDDDLLAAEYVLGLLGREEWRAADQRAATDGAFAARVRAWEVRLAPLNAEFPELSAPNLLPQIEARLFPAPTRRRNLWRWLGAGSLVGALALGLVVLSPVLRTPPAPLLTAELVAEDRALVLAARFDGTQLSLNAEGPPAGEGQDYELWVIGADGVPSSLGLLQDGVLTREAALQAGQVLAVSLEPAGGSTTGAPTGPVLATAELRGG
- a CDS encoding sigma-70 family RNA polymerase sigma factor; this translates as MTDDISILLQRLATQDRSALRSLYPLVAPKLMGLLTRMLGDRAEAEDALQEVMIRLWQRAASYDPQKGTGLGWICAIARNHALDRLRARPAARGRRMVSGGEDSDILDTIADPAMGVEDTTMLRARMQAVLACFGELPEDRARAVKGAYLMGLSYQDLATQFDVPLNTMRTWLRRALISLRECLDR
- a CDS encoding MarR family winged helix-turn-helix transcriptional regulator, which produces MADQLVRNRLSKVLPKGMELSHFGVLNLLARLQTERTPAELARAFHVTRGAMTNTLTKLEWAGYVHIRPDWDDARRKLVSISPSGKAARDAALAAISPLIDDIAQSLGDARVRQTIPVLREIRLRLEGE